In Fusarium falciforme chromosome 9, complete sequence, the following are encoded in one genomic region:
- a CDS encoding HeLo domain-containing protein — protein MADVVSSVTSLFSTALQAFEFIQVARTFENEAGIYQSKLAIIQLRLSRWGEAIGLDPDHEAKPAEATLKNGQPSLAINTDAEAVEEILDNINRALKNAKRESANWKPTGDGMGLDDDDDDLQPRYKRLKTKIRDIVAKRCRQITTGARGAKWALYKKEQCEALTTQLLELIEQLENTVQSEGKLDELSQSESKVLGENLKTLLEAVGDVDPLLKAAASETLRDKAETNNITIGATTNYGLQMGINRGEMKGLTFGTGNTVSHQWHGPSHPHQG, from the coding sequence ATGGCGGACGTTGTTTCAAGCGTTACCTCTCTGTTTTCCACTGCCCTCCAAGCATTCGAGTTCATACAGGTGGCCCGAACCTTTGAGAATGAAGCAGGCATATACCAATCAAAGCTCGCCATCATCCAGCTCAGATTGTCGCGATGGGGCGAAGCCATCGGACTCGACCCTGATCATGAAGCTAAACCAGCCGAAGCGACTTTGAAGAATGGCCAGCCCTCCCTCGCCATCAATACAGACGCAGAAGCTGTTGAAGAGATCCTGGACAACATCAATCGAGCTCTAAAGAATGCTAAGAGAGAGTCGGCGAACTGGAAGCCCACTGGGGATGGCATGGGcttggatgatgacgacgacgacctccAGCCAAGGTACAAGcgcctcaagaccaagatccgCGACATTGTCGCGAAGAGATGTCGCCAAATCACGACTGGCGCTCGCGGCGCCAAATGGGCTCTGTACAAGAAGGAACAATGTGAAGCTCTCACGACCCAGCTCTTGGAGCTGATCGAACAGCTCGAGAATACCGTCCAGTCGGAGGGCAAGCTCGACGAGCTCAGCCAGAGTGAGTCCAAGGTCCTTGGCGAGAACCTCAAGACCCTTCTCGAGGCCGTGGGAGACGTCGATCCTCTCCTCAAGGCGGCTGCTTCGGAGACGTTAAGGGACAAGGCGGAGACGAACAACATCACCATTGGAGCGACCACCAACTACGGCCTCCAGATGGGTATCAACCGGGGCGAGATGAAGGGCCTTACTTTTGGCACTGGCAACACCGTTAGTCACCAGTGGCACGGGCCGAGTCACCCTCACCAGGGTTAA
- a CDS encoding Vegetative incompatibility protein HET-E-1 — MVTHNTVSFPGNGNEGFQLGVNEGTIGDIIFNLKEARDRCLNDLLLTNPFDDKERIKDTKGGLLEGSYKWILDHSDYRRWRDDDHSRLLWIKGDPGKGKTMLLIGIVDELERQVAQLKQADQSTSHATVLSYFFCQATDSNLNNATAVLRGLIFLLAAQRPSLTSNLREKYEHSGPKLFEGENAFFALSGILSGMLQDPSLNGAVLIIDALDECETNRHQLLDFVTKPSRVKWIVSSRNWPDIEEKLDNAEQKVRLHLELNKDLISKAVDTYIGHKVDRLARYKKYDRETRDAVESHLTSNADGTFLWVALVCQELADTKVVRKRHTLSKLKSFPPGLDPLYKRMMDQISDSNDAGILKEILAIASVVYRPITLEELKVLVESLEEDDYNDLPQIIRSCGSFLTLREGVIYFVHQSAKDFLLSKASDQILPSGAAHQHHAIFLRSLKALSEALERDVYELGGPGFSIDQVSPPNPDPLASIRYSCVFWVDHLDDSEPCARMSDKDLQDAEIVHSFLRKKYLYWLESLSLLRSMSEGVMAVQKLEALVRKTKEVRQLTELFRDARRFILSHKRAIEIAPLQVYASALVFSPTRSLVREVFEKEELNWITLKPSVESDWNACLQTLEGHDESVNSVAFSADGQRLASGSGDRTVKVWDAATGACIRTLEGHGGWVTSVAFSADDQRLASGSIDWTVKVWDAATGACVRTLEGHSGWVDSVAFSADGQRLASGSGDRTVKVWDAATGACLQTLEGHSDWVTSVAFSTDGQRLASGSRDRAVKVWDAATGACVQTLKGLSDWVTSVAFSADGQRLASGSRDRTVMVWDAATGACVETLKSHGNTVTSVAFSADGQRLASGSIDNTVKVWDAATGACVQTLKGHNDSVNSVAFSADGQRLASGSIDNTVKVWDAATGACVQTLEGHGGRVTSVAFSTDGQRLASGSGDRAVKVWDAATGACVQTLEGHSDWVTSVAFSADGQRLASGSIDWTVKVWDAATGACLQTLEGHSDWVTSVAFSADDQRLASGSIDWTVKVWDAATGACLQTLKGHNDSVNSVAFSADGQRLASGSIDNTVKVWDAATGACVQTLEGHGGRVTSVAFSADGQRLASGSGDRTVKVWDAATGACLQTLEAGRPITHLSFDLMTNSLSTDIGLLNLDLPALPPAIDNQSPDVPLPGVRHSGWGISTDGVWVVKDGKGMLWLPPEYRVMESAVVGSTVAIGCRSGRVLVMKFS, encoded by the exons ATGGTGACACACAACACCGTAAGCTTTCCAGGAAACGGCAATGAGGGTTTTCAACTAGGAGTCAATGAAGGGACGATCGGGGACATTATTTTCAACCTCAAGGAGGCAAGGGACAGGTGCCTGAACGACCTGCTCTTGACTAACCCCTTCGACGACAAGGAGCGAATCAAGGACACCAAGGGCGGTCTGCTGGAGGGCTCGTACAAATGGATCCTCGACCACTCCGATTACCGACGATGGCGCGACGACGACCACAGCCGGCTGCTCTGGATCAAAGGCGACCCGGGTAAGGGAAAAACCATGCTGCTGATCGGCATCGTCGACGAACTGGAGCGACAGGTTGCTCAGCTCAAGCAGGCTGACCAATCGACTTCCCATGCCACCGTCCTCTCATACTTCTTCTGCCAGGCCACCGACTCAAACCTGAATAACGCGACCGCGGTGCTAAGGGGCCtgatcttcctcctcgccgctcAACGGCCGTCGCTTACATCTAATCTGCGCGAGAAGTACGAACACTCCGGCCCCAAACTCTTCGAGGGTGAGAATGCGTTCTTCGCTCTGTCCGGCATCCTCAGCGGTATGCTGCAAGACCCGAGTTTGAATGGTGCGGTCCTCATCATTGATGCCCTCGACGAATGCGAAACAAATCGACACCAGCTTCTCGACTTCGTGACCAAGCCTTCTCGCGTCAAGTGGATCGTCTCTAGTCGTAACTGGCCGGACATCGAGGAGAAACTGGACAATGCGGAGCAGAAAGTCAGGCTGCACCTCGAGTTGAACAAGGACTTAATCTCCAAGGCTGTCGACACTTACATTGGACACAAGGTGGATCGATTAGCACGCTATAAGAAATACGACAGGGAAACAAGGGATGCCGTCGAGAGCCACTTAACCTCTAATGCTGACGGTACCTTTCTCTGGGTCGCCTTGGTCTGCCAAGAGCTTGCAGATACCAAGGTGGTCCGAAAACGGCACACGCTCTCCAAGTTGAAGTCATTCCCACCAGGACTTGATCCCCTCTACAAGCGAATGATGGACCAAATCTCTGATTCGAATGATGCAGGCATTTTGAAGGAGATACTGGCTATTGCTTCGGTCGTATACCGACCTATCACCCTGGAGGAATTGAAGGTTCTTGTTGAGTcgctcgaggaggacgactACAATGACCTGCCACAAATAATTAGGTCCTGCGGTTCTTTCCTGACTCTTCGAGAAGGTGTTATCTACTTTGTGCATCAATCAGCCAAGGATTTCCTGCTTAGCAAGGCATCCGACCAAATCCTACCCTCTGGCGCCGCGCACCAGCACCATGCCATCTTCTTGAGGTCGCTAAAGGCTCTCTCAGAGGCACTCGAACGTGACGTTTATGAACTGGGCGGCCCGGGGTTTTCCATCGATCAGGTCTCACCGCCCAACCCTGACCCATTGGCTTCGATACGATATTCCTGCGTCTTCTGGGTAGACCATCTCGATGACTCGGAACCCTGCGCGAGGATGAGTGACAAGGACCTACAGGACGCGGAGATCGTTCACAGCTTCCTTCGAAAGAAGTATCTATATTGGTTAGAATCTCTCAGTCTGTTACGCAGTATGTCGGAGGGAGTCATGGCAGTGCAGAAGCTCGAAGCTTTAGTA CGGAAAACCAAGGAAGTGCGACAACTAACGGAACTGTTTCGAGACGCGCGCCGCTTTATTCTTTCCCACAAGCGGGCCATCGAGATTGCTCCATTACAGGTCTATGCATCAGCACTCGTGTTTAGTCCCACCCGCAGCCTGGTCAGAGAAGTCTTCGAAAAAGAAGAGCTGAACTGGATCACGCTAAAGCCGAGCGTGGAATCAGACTGGAATGCATGCCTGCAGACGCTCGAGGGCCATGACGAATCGGTGAACTCagtggccttctcggcggATGGCCAGCGGCTCGCCTCGGGCTCGGGCGATAGGACGGTTAAGGTCTGGGATGCGGCAACGGGCGCGTGCATACGGACgctcgagggccatggcGGTTGGGTGacctcggtggccttctcggcggATGACCAGCGGCTCGCCTCAGGCTCGATCGATTGGACGGTTAAGGTCTGGGATGCGGCAACGGGCGCGTGCGTACGGACGCTCGAGGGCCATAGCGGTTGGGTGGACTCagtggccttctcggcggATGGCCAGCGGCTCGCCTCGGGCTCGGGCGATAGGACGGTTAAGGTCTGGGATGCGGCAACGGGCGCGTGCTTGCAGACGCTCGAGGGCCATAGCGATTGGGTGacctcggtggccttctcgacgGATGGCCAGCGGCTCGCCTCAGGTTCGCGCGATAGGGCGGTTAAGGTCTGGGATGCGGCAACGGGCGCGTGCGTGCAAACGCTTAAGGGCCTTAGTGATTGGGTGacctcggtggccttctcggcggATGGCCAGCGGCTCGCCTCGGGCTCGCGCGACAGGACGGTTATGGTCTGGGATGCGGCAACGGGCGCGTGCGTAGAGACTCTTAAGAGCCATGGCAATACGGTGacctcggtggccttctcggcggATGGCCAGCGGCTCGCCTCAGGCTCGATCGATAACACGGTGAAGGTCTGGGACGCGGCAACGGGCGCGTGCGTGCAGACGCTCAAGGGCCATAACGACTCGGTGAactcggtggccttctcggcggATGGCCAGCGGCTCGCCTCAGGCTCGATCGATAACACGGTGAAGGTCTGGGACGCGGCAACGGGCGCGTGCGTGCAGACGCTCGAGGGCCATGGTGGCCGGGTGacctcggtggccttctcgacgGATGGCCAGCGGCTCGCCTCAGGCTCGGGCGATAGGGCGGTTAAGGTCTGGGACGCGGCAACGGGCGCGTGCGTGCAAACGCTCGAGGGCCATAGCGATTGGGTGACCTCAGTAGCCTTCTCGGCGGATGGCCAGCGGCTCGCCTCAGGCTCGATCGATTGGACGGTTAAGGTCTGGGATGCGGCAACGGGCGCGTGCTTGCAGACGCTCGAGGGCCATAGCGATTGGGTGacctcggtggccttctcggcggATGACCAGCGGCTCGCCTCAGGCTCGATCGATTGGACGGTTAAGGTCTGGGATGCGGCAACGGGCGCGTGCTTGCAGACGCTCAAGGGCCATAACGACTCGGTGAactcggtggccttctcggcggATGGCCAGCGGCTCGCCTCAGGCTCGATCGATAACACGGTGAAGGTCTGGGACGCGGCAACGGGCGCGTGCGTGCAGACGCTCGAGGGCCATGGTGGCCGGGTGacctcggtggccttctcggcggATGGCCAGCGGCTCGCCTCAGGCTCGGGCGATAGGACGGTTAAGGTCTGGGATGCGGCGACGGGAGCGTGCCTGCAGACACTCGAGGCTGGCCGGCCAATTACCCACCTTTCATTCGATCTGATGACAAACTCTCTCTCTACCGACATTGGACTTCTGAACCTGGATCTCCCCGCTCTACCGCCTGCCATCGATAATCAATCGCCTGACGTACCCTTGCCGGGCGTTCGCCACTCTGGCTGGGGTATAAGCACCGACGGTGTATGGGTTGTAAAAGATGGAAAGGGGATGCTTTGGTTGCCTCCGGAGTATCGAGTGATGGAATCGGCTGTGGTGGGATCAACGGTCGCTATCGGCTGTCGTTCAGGTCGTGTACTGGTGATGAAGTTTTCGTAG
- a CDS encoding PNPLA domain-containing protein — protein MPGHDIRLLALDGGGVRGLSSLMILQNLMSTIDPDAPPKPCDYFDMIAGTSTGGLIAIMLGRLRMTVDECIAAYTSLSNKVFEKKSHRVKINGQLQGRFDSAALEQAVKQTLADIGHSKDALLKDSSDGACKVLVCATSKETGDTVCLTSYRPARGVAHLYDSTTIWQACRATSAATTFFDPIAIGPYQEQFVDGALGANNPVYTLWTQAQDVWGDDQLRSRLRCLVSIGTGVAALKPVRDDVLGIGATLTSLATETEKTAEQFRRDKSSLDDEGRYYRFNVSRGLEDVGLEESRKQREIAAATGRYVASQDVFRQMKACANGLARKQYFGPFRTPFSLDGVPASDKFVARPSDTAELEKCLLPQRSHARQTSRKIFVLFGLGGVGKTQLSIDFARRHQAAFSSVFWLDGRSEDQLKRSIAGCIAKIPEGQVPGTSRRWADSHAHGQDELDDAVTNVMKWLERPDNSDWLLIFDNVDQDWIGQEAGTGAYDPRRYLPGDHGSVLITTRLARLEQLGKSRKLGQVNTALGRAILEKWFGGELGSDCNDLLELLHGLPLALAQAGSYLRETGVDVATYVRIYNEQWAELMGPCDASSRPLVDYNQGSVRTTWTISFKEIERQSTNAANLLRLWAFLDNKQLWHGLLAVTADGGGLQDRWPNWLSEMGSNVVRFLDAVGVLLRYSMIETEEGSKDSYSMHPVVHRWASCLDGQLQENEWPRLALAVVGHSVPMHETREYWVVQRKLIPHAEIVRRWIQKAVSRWYIGDKLVIDSLHMLGLLYADQGKLPEAEAMYKRALEGYEKALGRDHTSTLDTVNNLGNLYKNQGKLPEAEAMYKRALEGCEKALGRDHTSTLSTVNNLGALYKNQGKLPEAEAMYKRALEGYEKALGRDHTSTLDTVNNLGNLYADQGKLPEAEAMYKRALEGCEKALGRDHTSTLDTVNNLGILYKNQGKLPEAEAMYKRALEGYEKALGRDHTSTLDTVNNLGNLYADQGKLPEAEAMYKRALEGKEKALGRDHILTLDTVNNLGILYKNQGKLPEAEAMYKRALEGYEKALRRDHTSTLNTVNNLGNLYADQGKLPEAEAMYKRALEGYEKALGLTHPKTHVITHNLQLLYSSRGNAPTKPGKNDPISRTEVIGRLSTKLRNIIPFRKRSKQ, from the exons ATGCCCGGCCACGATATTCGACTTCTCGCCCTCGATGGCGGCGGTGTTCGCGGCCTGTCGTCTCTGATGATTCTGCAAAACCTCATGTCTACCATCGACCCTGACGCCCCGCCCAAGCCATGCGATTACTTCGACATGATCGCTGGCACCAGCACCGGCGGCTTGATCGCCATCATGCTAGGCCGACTCCGAATGACTGTCGACGAGTGCATCGCTGCCTACACGTCGCTATCCAACAAGGTGTTTGAGAAGAAGAGCCACAGAGTCAAGATCAATGGCCAACTGCAGGGGAGGTTCGACAGCGCGGCGCTCGAGCAGGCCGTCAAACAGACCCTGGCGGACATCGGTCACAGCAAGGACGCCCTTCTCAAAGATTCCTCCGACGGTGCCTGCAAAGT CCTCGTGTGCGCAACGAGCAAGGAGACAGGAGACACGGTGTGCCTGACGAGCTACCGCCCCGCCCGCGGGGTTGCTCACCTGTACGACTCCACCACGATCTGGCAAGCCTGCCGGGCGACGTCTGCCGCCACCACTTTCTTCGATCCGATTGCCATCGGGCCCTACCAAGAGCAGTTCGTCGACGGCGCCCTGGGAGCCAACAACCCTGTCTACACGCTCTGGACCCAAGCCCAGGACGTTTGGGGCGACGACCAGTTGCGGAGCCGTCTTCGGTGCCTGGTGTCAATCGGGACGGGCGTAGCCGCGCTCAAGCCCGTGCGCGATGACGTCCTGGGCATCGGGGCCACGCTGACAAGCCTCGCGACGGAAACAGAGAAGACTGCGGAGCAGTTTCGTCGCGACAAGTCCAGCCTCGACGACGAAGGCCGCTACTACCGCTTCAACGTTTCTCGCGGTCTCGAGGATGTCGGCTTGGAGGAGTCAAGGAAGCAGCGCGAGATTGCGGCGGCGACTGGACGGTATGTCGCGTCGCAGGATGTGTTTAGACAGATGAAGGCGTGTGCCAACGGCCTTGCGCGAAAGCAAT ACTTTGGCCCCTTCAGGACACCCTTCAGCCTGGACGGCGTCCCCGCATCGGATAAGTTCGTCGCTAGGCCGTCTGACACGGCTGAACTGGAGAAGTGCCTCCTCCCGCAGCGATCACATGCCCGACAGACGAGTAGGAAAATATTCGTCCTTTTCGGACTTGGCGGTGTGGGAAAGACGCAGCTGTCCATTGATTTCGCCCGACGCCACCAGGCCGCATTCAGctcggtcttctggctcgaCGGCAGATCGGAGGACCAACTCAAGCGAAGCATCGCCGGCTGCATCGCCAAGATCCCCGAAGGCCAGGTTCCCGGAACCAGCCGACGCTGGGCCGATAGTCACGCCCACGGCCAGGACGAACTCGACGACGCCGTGACGAATGTGATGAAGTGGCTTGAGCGGCCCGACAACAGCGACTGGCTATTGATCTTTGACAACGTCGACCAAGATTGGATCGGTCAAGAAGCTGGAACGGGCGCCTACGATCCGAGGCGGTACCTACCAGGTGATCATGGGTCGGTGCTGATCACGACGCGACTTGCCCGTCTGGAACAGCTCGGCAAGTCTCGAAAGTTAGGTCAAGTCAACACGGCCTTGGGCAGGGCCATACTCGAAAAGTGGTTTGGCGGCGAACTTG GCTCAGATTGCAACGACCTCCTAGAACTGCTACACGGGCTGCCCCTGGCGCTGGCGCAGGCGGGCTCATATCTAAGGGAAACGGGTGTTGACGTCGCGACATATGTGCGGATCTACAATGAGCAGTGGGCCGAGCTGATGGGCCCTTGCGACGCATCGAGCCGTCCACTCGTGGACTACAATCAAGGAAGCGTCAGGACAACGTGGACTATTTCgttcaaggagattgagcgcCAGAGCACCAACGCTGCCAATCTACTGCGGCTCTGGGCCTTCCTCGACAACAAGCAGCTGTGGCATGGCCTGCTGGCAGTGACGGCGGACGGCGGGGGACTGCAAGACCGGTGGCCCAACTGGCTCAGCGAGATGGGTAGCAACGTGGTGCGATTCCTTGACGCAGTCGGGGTGCTGCTCCGGTACTCTATGATCGAAACTGAGGAAGGATCGAAGGACAGCTACTCGATGCACCCAGTAGTCCACCGATGGGCATCATGCCTGGACGGGCAGCTGCAGGAGAACGAATGGCCTAGGCTGGCGCTCGCGGTGGTGGGGCATTCGGTGCCGATGCATGAAACGAGGGAGTATTGGGTGGTGCAGCGGAAACTGATTCCACACGCCGAAATAGTGCGGAGATGGATACAAAAGGCAGTGAGCAGGTGGTATATCGGAGATAAGTTGGTGATAGACTCACTACATATGCTGGGACTTCTCTACGCGGATCAGGGCAAGCTTCCAGAAGCCGAGGCGATGTATAAGCGAGCGCTAGAAGGGTACGAGAAGGCGCTTGGACGGGATCACACATCAACTCTCGACACGGTCAATAACTTGGGAAATCTCTACAAGAACCAGGGCAAGCTTCCAGAAGCCGAGGCGATGTATAAGCGAGCGCTAGAAGGGTGCGAGAAGGCGCTTGGACGGGATCACACATCGACCCTCAGTACGGTCAACAACTTGGGAGCTCTCTACAAGAACCAGGGCAAGCTTCCAGAAGCCGAGGCGATGTATAAGCGAGCACTAGAAGGGTACGAGAAGGCGCTTGGACGGGATCACACATCAACTCTCGACACGGTCAATAACTTGGGAAATCTCTACGCGGACCAGGGCAAGCTTCCAGAAGCCGAGGCGATGTATAAGCGAGCGCTAGAAGGGTGCGAGAAGGCGCTTGGACGGGATCACACATCAACTCTCGACACGGTCAACAACTTGGGAATTCTCTACAAGAACCAGGGCAAGCTTCCAGAAGCCGAGGCGATGTATAAGCGAGCACTAGAAGGGTACGAGAAGGCGCTTGGACGGGATCACACATCAACTCTCGACACGGTCAATAACTTGGGAAATCTCTACGCGGACCAGGGCAAGCTTCCAGAAGCCGAGGCGATGTACAAGCGAGCACTAGAAGGGAAGGAGAAGGCGCTTGGACGGGATCACATATTAACTCTCGACACGGTCAATAATTTGGGAATTCTCTACAAGAACCAGGGCAAGCTTCCAGAAGCCGAGGCGATGTATAAGCGAGCGCTAGAAGGGTACGAGAAGGCGCTTAGACGGGATCACACATCAACTCTCAACACAGTCAACAACTTGGGAAATCTCTACGCGGACCAGGGCAAGCTTCCAGAAGCCGAGGCGATGTACAAGCGAGCACTAGAAGGGTACGAGAAGGCGCTTGGACTAACTCATCCTAAGACGCATGTTATTACACATAACTTGCAACTTTTGTACTCCAGCCGAG GAAATGCACCAACCAAGCCTGGAAAGAATGACCCAATTAGTAGGACAGAGGTTATCGGAAGACTATCGACTAAACTTCGTAACATCATCCCGTTTCGCAAGAGGTCAAAACAGTAA
- a CDS encoding NACHT domain-containing protein, with amino-acid sequence MAPSLFGRVKSKVRRPRQAAAQEPASALSPPAPTPSPTPSRPASQLATRPTSQLATCPPTSMVSDASSLPRLQERLWDEAYDGLKRASLLKASEPQLVEAYEKILSAGLHRNDLSSIACEPVENEIGRTRETRCRQMQQLVHEGLDRTQKQASIKRGIDEGLQVVQTVRGIVDKAVHAAPEAVVA; translated from the coding sequence ATGGCGCCTAGTTTGTTTGGGAGAGTCAAATCCAAGGTCAGAAGGCCACGGCAAGCTGCTGCCCAAGAACCTGCCTCGGCACTttcaccaccagcaccaacaCCTTCGCCAACACCGTCTCGACCTGCATCCCAACTAGCTACTCGACCGACATCTCAGCTAGCGACTTGTCCACCTACCTCGATGGTTTCCGACGCCTCGTCGCTGCCGAGGCTACAAGAGCGACTTTGGGACGAGGCCTATGATGGGCTTAAGCGAGCGAGCCTGCTTAAAGCGAGCGAGCCTCAGCTTGTCGAAGCGTACGAGAAGATCCTATCCGCCGGGCTTCATCGAAATGACTTGAGCTCTATTGCCTGCGAACCGGTGGAAAACGAGATAGGGCGGACTCGGGAGACACGATGCCGCCAAATGCAGCAGTTGGTCCACGAAGGACTGGACCGGACGCAGAAGCAAGCGTCCATCAAGCGAGGCATCGATGAAGGCTTGCAAGTAGTGCAAACTGTGAGAGGAATAGTGGACAAGGCGGTTCATGCGGCTCCGGAAGCCGTTGTCGCCTGA